One window of Anaerotignum faecicola genomic DNA carries:
- a CDS encoding lysozyme family protein codes for MNNEMQRAAKTAATLRYGTTGVITALDIAWRQRHNIAKVSLSLGFLFLLLVLFLCMLPSFVFGGFQMTDVWNDNAVLLQNIQRYQTAVWSAIDEAHDALLREIESMAEDDEGITIIDEFHYSSVNATLILCQYSAAKGTDEINTKEIRGLIKAHRDALFSYQKTSGHTYHIYYIGDAYFADHVFKLTEQQKKLAELYAANLELFLYGSQFGSVSAQVSEDVLKYGTLVKKCAEKYGISNFTDVINAVMMAESGGRGTDVMQASECPYNTKYSKKPNGITNAEYSIEVGVHYLADCLKGAGCTAPNQTEKLSLALQGYNYGNGYISWAIQKYGGYTEANAQEFSRIMQKKLGWSRYGNPKYVSAVYRYLVFSSNGKWGSPFVGKDWNSRVSSDFGWRTDPLNGKKAFHEGLDIAYPTGTKIHAVSGGVVTSVVYSKTGYGHHVRVDCGNGVTVLYAHCSKILVTKGQSISTGQAIAEVGATGRVTGAHLHLGVLVNGKEVNPREYIGG; via the coding sequence ATGAACAATGAGATGCAAAGAGCGGCGAAAACAGCGGCAACGCTGCGTTATGGCACAACAGGTGTGATTACTGCTCTGGATATTGCATGGCGGCAAAGGCATAACATTGCGAAGGTTAGCTTAAGCCTTGGATTCTTGTTTCTTCTTCTGGTGCTGTTTTTATGTATGCTGCCGTCTTTTGTATTCGGCGGTTTTCAGATGACAGATGTATGGAACGATAACGCTGTTCTCTTACAGAATATACAGCGATATCAGACAGCTGTGTGGTCTGCGATAGATGAAGCTCACGATGCTTTGCTGCGTGAAATAGAAAGCATGGCAGAAGATGATGAGGGAATCACAATTATTGATGAATTTCATTACAGTTCTGTCAATGCAACCTTGATTTTATGCCAGTATTCTGCGGCAAAAGGGACAGATGAAATCAATACAAAGGAAATCAGAGGATTGATTAAAGCTCATAGGGATGCTCTGTTTTCTTATCAAAAAACCTCCGGTCATACATATCATATTTATTATATCGGGGATGCTTATTTCGCAGACCACGTTTTTAAACTGACAGAGCAACAGAAAAAATTAGCGGAGCTATATGCCGCTAATTTAGAATTGTTTTTATATGGCAGCCAGTTTGGCAGCGTATCGGCACAGGTCAGTGAGGATGTTTTAAAATACGGAACTCTCGTAAAAAAGTGTGCTGAAAAATATGGTATTTCAAATTTTACTGATGTAATCAATGCAGTAATGATGGCAGAAAGCGGCGGACGCGGCACTGATGTAATGCAGGCAAGCGAATGTCCCTATAACACGAAATATTCGAAGAAACCGAATGGCATTACAAATGCAGAATATTCCATAGAGGTGGGGGTGCATTATCTGGCGGACTGCCTGAAGGGGGCAGGCTGTACTGCACCCAATCAGACGGAGAAACTGAGTCTGGCCCTACAGGGATATAATTATGGCAACGGCTATATTTCATGGGCAATCCAAAAATATGGCGGATATACAGAAGCCAATGCACAGGAGTTTTCCAGAATAATGCAGAAAAAGTTGGGATGGAGTAGATATGGCAATCCGAAATATGTCAGTGCGGTATATAGATATCTTGTCTTTTCGAGTAACGGGAAATGGGGCTCTCCATTTGTAGGAAAGGATTGGAATAGTAGAGTTTCCTCTGATTTTGGCTGGAGAACAGATCCATTGAACGGAAAGAAAGCCTTCCATGAAGGACTGGATATTGCATATCCCACAGGAACAAAAATCCATGCGGTATCCGGTGGTGTGGTTACTTCGGTAGTCTATTCTAAAACGGGGTATGGTCATCATGTGAGAGTGGACTGCGGGAACGGTGTTACGGTGCTGTATGCGCATTGCAGCAAAATCCTTGTAACAAAAGGGCAAAGCATTTCAACAGGACAGGCTATTGCTGAGGTCGGTGCAACGGGGCGTGTGACAGGAGCACACCTTCATCTGGGGGTGCTGGTAAATGGAAAAGAGGTGAACCCGAGGGAGTATATCGGAGGATAA
- a CDS encoding N-acetyltransferase: MIRKQTETDLTAIMQIWLETNTKAHSFIPEEYWLSNYEMVKSGLPKAEVFVYEDDATKEIYGFIGLMENYIAGLFVKEPMQANGIGSQLIAYAKSQKEKLTLEVYQKNMRAVQFYHREGFSITDEAIDENTAQVAYMMSWQK; encoded by the coding sequence ATGATAAGAAAACAAACAGAAACAGATTTAACGGCCATTATGCAGATATGGCTTGAAACAAATACAAAAGCACATTCTTTTATCCCGGAGGAGTACTGGCTAAGCAATTATGAAATGGTAAAATCCGGTTTACCGAAAGCAGAGGTATTTGTCTACGAGGATGATGCTACGAAAGAGATATATGGATTCATTGGCTTAATGGAGAATTATATCGCAGGGCTATTTGTTAAAGAGCCGATGCAGGCAAATGGAATCGGAAGCCAGTTGATTGCGTATGCAAAGAGTCAGAAGGAAAAGCTGACCTTGGAGGTATATCAGAAAAATATGCGAGCGGTTCAATTCTACCATAGAGAAGGCTTTTCGATAACGGATGAGGCCATTGATGAAAACACAGCGCAAGTAGCGTATATGATGAGCTGGCAGAAATAA
- a CDS encoding radical SAM mobile pair protein B produces the protein MEEVIDGILIREVETKNIMTKSSLPVGGYSVNPYVGCTHACKYCYASFMKRFTGHKEEWGTFLDVKHWPEIKNPKKYAGQRVVIGSVTDGYNPQEEQFGNTRKLLEQLIGSDADILICTKSDLVVRDIDLLKKLGRVTVSWSINTLDENFKNDMDSASSIERRIVAMKQVYEAGIRTVCFVSPVFPGITDFEAIFERVKDQCDLFWLENLNLRGGFKKTIMDYIAGKYPDLVPLYDEIYNKHNRSYFEALEAKAEEMAKKYDCPFVDNEMPYGRVPQGHPVIVDYFYHEEIRGTENTGKRNR, from the coding sequence ATGGAAGAAGTAATCGATGGAATCCTCATTCGTGAGGTGGAAACAAAGAACATCATGACTAAGTCTAGTCTGCCGGTAGGCGGTTACTCGGTCAATCCCTATGTGGGCTGTACACACGCCTGCAAGTATTGCTATGCTTCTTTTATGAAGCGCTTTACCGGACACAAGGAGGAATGGGGCACTTTCCTTGATGTGAAGCATTGGCCGGAAATTAAGAATCCGAAGAAATATGCCGGACAGCGGGTGGTCATCGGTTCTGTGACAGATGGCTACAATCCACAGGAGGAGCAATTCGGGAATACCAGAAAACTTCTGGAGCAGCTGATCGGCAGTGACGCAGATATTCTGATCTGCACAAAGTCGGATCTTGTGGTACGAGATATTGATCTGCTGAAGAAGCTTGGACGAGTAACCGTTTCATGGTCGATCAACACACTAGATGAAAATTTCAAGAACGATATGGACTCTGCTTCTAGCATTGAGCGCCGTATCGTTGCTATGAAGCAGGTATATGAAGCAGGTATCCGTACAGTCTGTTTCGTATCTCCGGTATTCCCCGGTATCACGGATTTTGAAGCAATCTTTGAGCGGGTAAAGGATCAGTGCGATCTGTTCTGGCTCGAAAATCTCAATCTTCGAGGCGGTTTCAAAAAGACAATTATGGATTATATCGCCGGAAAATATCCTGATCTTGTACCACTTTACGACGAGATCTATAACAAGCATAACCGCAGCTACTTTGAAGCACTTGAAGCAAAAGCTGAGGAAATGGCTAAGAAGTATGATTGCCCATTTGTGGATAATGAAATGCCTTATGGCAGAGTCCCGCAGGGACATCCGGTGATCGTAGATTATTTCTATCATGAGGAAATCCGAGGGACAGAGAATACAGGAAAAAGAAATCGTTAA
- a CDS encoding radical SAM mobile pair protein A produces the protein MSICIKDQIQNMNIVIGCTVGCAYCYARNNVKRWHMIDDFADPEFFPGKLKMMEKKRPQNFLLTGMSDLSGWKSEWRDEVFEKIRENPQHQFLFLTKRPDLVDFDTDLENAWFGVTVTRKAELWRIDALRENVRAKHYHVTFEPLFDNPGSVDLSGINWIVVGTMTGAQSRKIHTEPEWAWSLVDQAHALGIPVFMKEDLVPIIGDENMIQEMPEEFNKVLEVQRSWKK, from the coding sequence ATGAGTATTTGTATCAAAGATCAGATTCAAAACATGAATATCGTCATCGGATGTACTGTGGGGTGTGCATATTGCTATGCCCGCAATAATGTGAAACGCTGGCATATGATTGATGACTTTGCTGACCCTGAATTCTTTCCGGGTAAGCTCAAGATGATGGAAAAGAAACGTCCGCAGAACTTTCTTCTTACCGGCATGAGCGATCTTTCCGGCTGGAAGTCAGAATGGAGAGACGAGGTATTTGAAAAAATCCGTGAAAATCCACAGCATCAGTTCCTGTTCCTTACAAAGCGACCAGATCTGGTGGATTTTGATACAGATTTGGAAAACGCATGGTTTGGTGTTACGGTGACGAGAAAAGCAGAACTGTGGCGTATTGACGCACTACGGGAAAATGTCAGAGCAAAACACTATCATGTTACCTTTGAGCCGCTATTCGACAATCCAGGTTCAGTTGATCTTTCCGGGATCAACTGGATCGTTGTCGGCACCATGACCGGAGCTCAGAGCAGGAAGATTCATACGGAGCCGGAATGGGCATGGTCTCTGGTGGATCAGGCACACGCACTCGGCATTCCGGTGTTTATGAAGGAAGACCTTGTCCCTATCATAGGGGATGAAAATATGATTCAGGAAATGCCGGAGGAATTCAACAAAGTGTTGGAGGTGCAGAGATCATGGAAGAAGTAA
- a CDS encoding radical SAM mobile pair system MarR family transcriptional regulator, which produces MKMNGGFLVTKIKQLGDRIFEKILSEKNIDAFNGAQGRILYVLWQEDGISIRSLSTKCGLAITSLTTMLERMENQGLISRVQSKTDKRKTLLFLTEKAHALKDEYDSVSDKMGSIYYKGFSEEEITQFEEYLDRIRKNLEEWQKS; this is translated from the coding sequence GTGAAAATGAATGGCGGATTTCTTGTTACCAAAATAAAACAACTTGGAGATCGAATCTTTGAGAAGATTCTCAGTGAAAAGAATATTGATGCGTTTAATGGAGCCCAGGGACGTATTCTTTATGTGCTGTGGCAGGAGGATGGTATCTCAATCAGGTCACTCTCGACTAAATGCGGATTAGCGATAACATCTCTTACTACGATGCTGGAAAGAATGGAAAATCAAGGGCTGATAAGCCGTGTTCAGTCTAAAACGGACAAAAGGAAAACACTCCTGTTTCTGACTGAAAAAGCACATGCCTTAAAGGACGAATACGATTCTGTATCTGATAAAATGGGGAGTATTTACTACAAAGGTTTTTCGGAGGAAGAAATTACCCAGTTTGAGGAATACCTCGACCGTATCAGAAAGAATCTTGAGGAGTGGCAGAAATCATGA
- a CDS encoding fimbrial protein, with protein sequence MQAYWIRPVYAVTVWEKASEIMKDVYKQIIGISTIAAIVTAAIALLLMNFSRSGRTVDESRAWLKRIAITWAIINGLGFIMSYITPFFSGGQWTP encoded by the coding sequence ATGCAGGCATATTGGATTCGACCAGTCTATGCTGTCACCGTCTGGGAAAAAGCGTCTGAGATTATGAAGGATGTCTATAAGCAAATTATAGGGATTTCTACGATTGCAGCAATCGTGACGGCGGCAATAGCACTTCTTTTAATGAATTTTTCTCGGAGCGGCAGAACGGTTGACGAATCGAGAGCATGGCTGAAAAGGATTGCGATTACATGGGCGATTATCAATGGTTTGGGCTTTATTATGTCCTATATTACACCGTTTTTCTCCGGTGGGCAGTGGACACCCTGA